The Pseudanabaena galeata CCNP1313 genome includes a region encoding these proteins:
- a CDS encoding DUF1995 family protein, producing the protein MTQEPILIPDHLEDAIEQAIAATHQAIADGATRVIADLRFPELKALPIAYEFAASFNQRYGNAWQAIFSDAGAAALAKREWADLEVSVRGVNEGRRAIREEDQAFLLIEPTSVEVEQVEKLVQLAGDRPFVMLNPRLENSEVGLGLAARQMRDRFLSTFETAYYIKPLELGALWRCYPQTWQVWQQTEEGMQKLAEVAQRPSSDDIDRLFQQKTGKQSGSFLGRLQQFLSALSR; encoded by the coding sequence ATGACGCAAGAGCCAATCTTAATTCCAGACCATTTAGAAGATGCGATCGAGCAAGCGATCGCTGCTACGCATCAGGCGATCGCGGATGGAGCAACTCGCGTCATTGCGGATCTGCGATTTCCTGAACTCAAAGCATTGCCGATTGCCTATGAATTTGCTGCTAGTTTTAATCAGCGCTATGGCAATGCATGGCAAGCTATTTTCTCAGACGCAGGTGCGGCGGCTCTAGCAAAACGTGAATGGGCAGATCTTGAAGTGTCAGTGCGTGGTGTTAACGAAGGACGGAGAGCGATTCGGGAAGAAGATCAAGCTTTTCTCTTAATTGAGCCAACATCAGTTGAAGTCGAGCAAGTAGAGAAGCTTGTACAGTTAGCAGGCGATCGCCCCTTCGTAATGCTCAATCCTCGCCTTGAAAACAGTGAGGTGGGACTAGGACTAGCGGCAAGACAGATGCGCGATCGCTTCTTAAGTACTTTCGAGACGGCTTATTACATCAAACCTTTAGAACTTGGTGCATTATGGCGCTGCTATCCGCAAACATGGCAAGTGTGGCAGCAAACTGAAGAGGGAATGCAAAAACTTGCTGAGGTGGCTCAGCGTCCATCTAGTGATGATATTGATCGCTTATTTCAGCAAAAGACTGGTAAACAGTCAGGTTCGTTTTTAGGACGTTTGCAGCAGTTTTTGAGCGCTCTATCTCGATAA
- a CDS encoding nitroreductase family protein: MENPAITDYAIHPLIAQRWSPCAFDNKPVETEKLAQLFESARWTSSCFNDQPWTFIVATKDDTVNYQKLLDCLVPANVVWAQVAPVLGLVIAQKNFKHNGKPNAWAEYDAGQAAATLVLQATALDLVAHQMGGFDAAKAIAAFNIPETAKPVAAIAIGYAGETSNLPTDLQERETAPRDRHPLSSFVFTGEWGNSASFV, from the coding sequence ATGGAAAATCCTGCAATTACCGATTACGCAATTCATCCTTTGATTGCTCAACGTTGGAGTCCCTGCGCCTTTGATAACAAGCCTGTGGAGACCGAAAAACTAGCTCAGTTGTTTGAATCGGCTAGATGGACATCCTCTTGTTTTAATGACCAACCTTGGACATTTATCGTCGCAACTAAAGACGACACCGTAAATTATCAAAAACTACTCGATTGCTTAGTGCCTGCTAACGTCGTCTGGGCGCAAGTTGCTCCCGTATTAGGGCTAGTCATTGCCCAAAAGAACTTTAAACATAATGGCAAACCTAATGCTTGGGCTGAATACGATGCAGGGCAAGCGGCTGCAACCCTAGTATTACAAGCGACTGCTTTAGATTTAGTCGCGCACCAGATGGGTGGCTTTGATGCAGCTAAGGCGATCGCTGCCTTTAATATTCCTGAAACAGCGAAACCTGTAGCGGCGATCGCGATCGGGTATGCAGGAGAAACTAGCAATTTGCCAACAGATTTGCAAGAGCGCGAAACTGCCCCTCGCGATCGTCATCCCCTATCCAGCTTTGTGTTTACAGGTGAGTGGGGCAATTCAGCTTCATTCGTTTAA
- the groL gene encoding chaperonin GroEL (60 kDa chaperone family; promotes refolding of misfolded polypeptides especially under stressful conditions; forms two stacked rings of heptamers to form a barrel-shaped 14mer; ends can be capped by GroES; misfolded proteins enter the barrel where they are refolded when GroES binds), giving the protein MAKIVVFDEESRRALERGVNALADAVRVTLGPKGRNVVLEKKYGAPQIINDGVSIAKEIELEDPLENAGAQLIREVASKTNDVAGDGTTSATVLAQEMIREGLKNVAAGANPVGVRRGIEKAVAHLVDVIAQKAKAVDSNAEIAQIATISAGNDEEVGAMIAQAMDKVGKDGVITVEESKSLTTELEVVEGMQLDRGYISPYFVTDSERQLVEFENARILITDKKINVIQDLVPILEKAARSGAPLVIISEDVEGEALATLVVNKLRGSLNIAAIKAPGFGDRRKAMLQDIAVLTDGQVISEDTGLELSAATLEMLGTARKITISKDKTTIVSDVSNKANVDKRVAQIRKELDLSDSDYDKEKLQERIAKLSGGVAVIKVGAATETELKDRKLRIEDALNSTRAAVEEGIVPGGGATLAHLAVELQGFKATLKNEEAIGAEIVSRSLSAPLRQISDNAGLEGTVVVEKVKQLPFNHGFDALKGEYVDLIATGIIDPAKVVRSALQNAASVAGMVLTTEALVVEKPEKNAGAGAAAGMGGMGGMGGMGGMGGMM; this is encoded by the coding sequence ATGGCAAAAATTGTAGTATTTGACGAAGAATCTCGCCGCGCCCTTGAGCGTGGTGTCAATGCATTGGCTGATGCAGTGCGCGTCACCCTTGGTCCTAAAGGTCGTAACGTAGTTCTCGAAAAGAAGTATGGCGCTCCTCAAATCATCAATGACGGTGTGAGCATCGCCAAAGAAATTGAATTAGAAGATCCCTTAGAAAATGCAGGCGCTCAACTGATTCGCGAAGTTGCTTCTAAAACCAACGACGTAGCAGGCGACGGAACTACCAGCGCTACCGTTTTGGCTCAAGAAATGATTCGTGAAGGATTGAAGAACGTTGCCGCAGGTGCAAACCCAGTGGGCGTGCGTCGCGGTATCGAAAAGGCAGTTGCTCACCTCGTCGATGTAATTGCTCAAAAGGCGAAAGCAGTTGACTCCAATGCAGAAATCGCTCAAATTGCCACCATTTCGGCTGGTAACGACGAAGAAGTCGGTGCAATGATTGCTCAAGCAATGGATAAAGTTGGCAAAGATGGTGTAATCACTGTTGAAGAATCCAAGTCCCTCACAACTGAATTAGAAGTTGTTGAAGGTATGCAACTTGATCGCGGTTATATTTCTCCTTACTTCGTCACCGATAGTGAGCGTCAATTGGTGGAATTTGAGAATGCCAGAATCTTGATCACTGATAAGAAGATCAATGTAATTCAAGACCTCGTTCCCATCCTTGAAAAAGCAGCTCGTTCTGGCGCACCATTGGTGATCATCTCTGAAGATGTTGAAGGTGAAGCTTTGGCAACTCTCGTTGTGAACAAGCTGAGAGGTTCTCTGAACATTGCGGCAATCAAAGCTCCTGGTTTTGGAGATCGCCGTAAAGCGATGTTGCAAGATATTGCCGTTCTTACTGATGGTCAAGTAATTTCGGAAGACACTGGTTTGGAACTCAGTGCCGCAACCCTTGAAATGCTAGGTACTGCTCGCAAGATCACCATTTCCAAGGACAAAACCACCATTGTTTCTGACGTTTCCAACAAAGCTAACGTTGACAAGCGTGTTGCTCAAATCCGCAAGGAATTGGATCTCAGTGACTCTGACTATGACAAAGAAAAGCTACAAGAGCGGATTGCTAAGCTCTCTGGTGGCGTAGCCGTAATCAAGGTCGGTGCTGCTACGGAAACCGAACTTAAGGATCGTAAACTTCGCATCGAAGATGCACTTAACTCAACTCGCGCTGCGGTTGAAGAAGGTATCGTTCCTGGTGGTGGTGCAACCCTCGCGCACCTCGCTGTAGAATTGCAAGGCTTCAAAGCAACCTTGAAGAACGAAGAAGCGATCGGTGCAGAAATCGTATCTCGCTCCCTCTCCGCACCTCTTCGTCAAATCAGCGATAACGCTGGTTTAGAAGGTACGGTTGTCGTCGAGAAAGTGAAGCAACTTCCTTTCAATCATGGCTTTGATGCCCTCAAAGGCGAATACGTTGACTTGATCGCCACGGGAATTATTGACCCTGCTAAGGTTGTCCGCTCTGCATTGCAAAACGCTGCTTCCGTTGCTGGCATGGTCTTGACCACCGAAGCTCTCGTTGTCGAGAAGCCAGAGAAAAATGCTGGTGCTGGTGCTGCTGCTGGTATGGGCGGCATGGGCGGTATGGGTGGCATGGGAGGTATGGGCGGCATGATGTAA
- a CDS encoding SAM-dependent methyltransferase, with translation MTATNSFPNIQSHIPLVGDTTLKSLIAYKTTRLMARAFNATQMAMAEAYVNGMEIPDSVFRSLLHTSMPILFKHFPSLLAPYEWVLQESALLAESSRELMKVQYDLPQAMLNRMLGDWQVIYPKYSTGFWENGAVDLEESQKHMLDQVIERLEIVDGDNILDFGCGWGCVPNYIMSKFPNVRFTGLNLSHQQCEYMRSKMQDPSSFLSSDRFTLHEGDLNEAQFTEKFDKILSIGVFCHVGNLTNAFHKLASFLKEDGKVFIHIITVRTPNHMSSGFTHKYIFPHGRYWNYDAVPNHNHDLKTIDRWYMNGINYHKTLTAWLERFDASQDIAKTLDYGMEYARFRRIWRFYLLLLGTIFATCDGEYNGNGQYLMTHA, from the coding sequence ATGACTGCTACGAATTCTTTCCCCAACATACAATCTCATATCCCTCTTGTGGGAGATACAACCCTGAAAAGTCTGATAGCTTACAAAACGACGCGATTGATGGCAAGAGCTTTTAATGCAACCCAAATGGCAATGGCTGAAGCCTATGTTAACGGGATGGAAATACCAGATTCTGTTTTTCGATCGCTATTGCATACATCCATGCCGATTTTGTTTAAGCATTTTCCGAGCCTACTTGCTCCCTACGAATGGGTGTTACAGGAATCCGCTCTCCTCGCCGAATCTTCGCGAGAACTGATGAAGGTACAGTATGACTTACCTCAAGCCATGTTGAATAGGATGCTAGGCGATTGGCAAGTCATCTATCCCAAATACAGCACTGGTTTTTGGGAAAATGGAGCGGTGGATTTAGAAGAATCTCAAAAACATATGCTCGATCAGGTAATTGAACGGCTAGAGATTGTTGATGGTGATAATATTTTGGATTTTGGCTGTGGTTGGGGCTGTGTGCCTAATTACATCATGTCGAAGTTCCCGAACGTGCGATTTACAGGATTAAATTTGAGTCACCAGCAATGCGAGTACATGCGTAGCAAGATGCAAGATCCCTCTAGTTTCCTGAGTTCTGATCGCTTCACTCTGCATGAAGGTGATTTGAATGAAGCTCAGTTTACCGAAAAATTCGACAAGATTCTTTCCATTGGAGTCTTCTGTCATGTGGGAAATCTCACCAATGCCTTCCACAAGCTAGCTTCCTTTCTAAAAGAGGATGGGAAAGTATTCATTCACATCATTACTGTGCGTACTCCAAATCATATGTCGTCTGGCTTCACGCACAAGTACATTTTCCCTCACGGTCGCTACTGGAATTATGATGCAGTCCCCAATCATAACCACGATCTTAAAACCATTGATCGCTGGTATATGAATGGCATCAACTACCATAAGACTTTGACCGCATGGTTGGAGAGATTTGATGCTTCTCAAGACATTGCTAAGACTCTAGACTATGGCATGGAATATGCCAGATTTCGACGAATCTGGCGTTTTTATTTGTTGCTCTTAGGGACAATTTTTGCAACTTGCGACGGTGAATACAATGGCAATGGTCAATATCTAATGACTCATGCATAA
- the ahcY gene encoding adenosylhomocysteinase, which translates to MSTTIAPETVTVKHEIKDITLAPLGKQRIEWASREMPVLRQIRDRFAAEKPLAGIRIAACCHVTTETANLAIALKAAGADAVLIASNPLSTQDDVAASLVYDHGISVFAIKGEDNATYHRHVEMALAHRPHIIVDDGSDVTTTLVLHHADQIPEIIGTTEETTTGLVRLNAMFKDGKLTFPAIAVNDAETKHFFDNRYGTGQSTLDGIIRATNILLAGKVIVVAGYGWCGKGVALRARGMGASVVVTEINPVAAIEAAMDGFRVMPMDDAAKIGDIFITVTGNKHVIRREHFETMKDGAIVANSGHFDLEIDLVALNDLSESASFVRNFTQEYQLKSGKSVIVIGEGRLVNLAAAEGHPASVMDMSFANQALACEFLVKNKGNLPAGVVPIPKDVDQEIARLKLQAMGIKIDTLTPEQVHYLNSWTEGT; encoded by the coding sequence ATGTCCACAACCATTGCACCTGAAACCGTGACCGTTAAGCACGAGATTAAGGACATTACACTTGCACCACTAGGCAAACAACGCATCGAATGGGCTAGCCGCGAAATGCCCGTATTGCGTCAAATCCGCGATCGCTTTGCTGCCGAAAAGCCCCTTGCAGGTATCCGCATCGCTGCTTGCTGCCACGTCACGACTGAAACCGCAAACCTCGCGATCGCCCTCAAAGCGGCTGGAGCCGATGCAGTTTTGATCGCGAGTAATCCTCTCTCGACCCAAGATGACGTTGCCGCATCATTGGTTTACGATCACGGAATTTCGGTATTTGCGATTAAAGGTGAAGACAACGCTACATACCATCGCCATGTTGAAATGGCTCTGGCTCACCGTCCTCACATCATTGTTGATGACGGCAGCGATGTAACCACAACTTTGGTACTACACCACGCTGACCAAATCCCTGAAATCATCGGTACTACCGAAGAAACCACCACAGGGCTAGTGCGTCTCAATGCCATGTTCAAAGATGGCAAGTTGACCTTCCCTGCGATCGCTGTTAACGATGCAGAAACTAAGCATTTCTTTGATAACCGCTACGGTACTGGTCAATCAACTCTTGATGGCATTATCCGCGCTACCAATATTTTGTTGGCTGGCAAAGTCATCGTTGTGGCTGGTTATGGCTGGTGTGGTAAGGGCGTAGCTCTTCGCGCACGCGGTATGGGCGCAAGCGTAGTTGTTACCGAAATCAATCCTGTTGCGGCGATCGAAGCTGCTATGGACGGTTTCCGCGTGATGCCTATGGATGATGCAGCCAAGATCGGCGATATCTTCATCACCGTTACTGGTAACAAGCATGTGATCCGTCGCGAACACTTTGAAACCATGAAAGATGGCGCGATCGTGGCTAACTCTGGTCACTTCGATCTAGAAATTGACTTAGTAGCTCTCAACGATCTCAGCGAATCTGCTAGCTTTGTTCGTAACTTCACTCAAGAGTATCAACTCAAGTCTGGCAAGTCCGTCATCGTCATCGGTGAAGGTCGTCTAGTTAACCTCGCGGCGGCTGAAGGTCACCCTGCTAGTGTTATGGACATGAGCTTTGCTAACCAAGCGCTTGCCTGTGAATTTCTAGTTAAGAACAAAGGTAATTTACCTGCGGGTGTTGTGCCAATTCCTAAGGATGTTGACCAAGAGATTGCGCGTTTGAAGTTACAAGCAATGGGTATCAAGATTGACACTCTCACCCCTGAGCAAGTTCACTATCTCAATTCTTGGACTGAAGGCACATAG
- the psaK gene encoding photosystem I reaction center subunit PsaK has protein sequence MTNLAFNLLAAVPTTPTWSASVGLVMITANVFALVVARYGIQVKGVGPSLPVQLPGLFSGFGLPEFLAVTSFGHVLGAGLILGLAQAGLL, from the coding sequence ATGACAAATCTAGCTTTTAACTTACTTGCCGCAGTTCCCACTACTCCTACTTGGTCAGCAAGTGTCGGATTGGTAATGATCACAGCTAACGTATTTGCGTTGGTTGTTGCTCGCTATGGCATTCAAGTCAAAGGTGTTGGTCCTAGCTTACCAGTGCAATTACCAGGTTTATTTTCAGGCTTTGGGTTGCCCGAATTCCTAGCCGTTACCAGCTTTGGTCATGTTCTTGGCGCAGGGCTGATTTTGGGCTTAGCTCAAGCAGGCTTGCTATAA
- a CDS encoding patatin-like phospholipase family protein, producing MASSSKFKILTCDGGGIRGLITAVILERLEQKLDKPLKNYFDLFAGTSTGSIIACAIAKGIPASEIRQFYIDKGINIFPNMNLGFWWNTLLTRIQKFDLSLPLFPSKGLETVLQDPKIFEQDLFDSLPPTIVVSYDTYNRTAVVFKSNQPEFANIPIWEICRCSSAAPTAFAGYILTEQNYIASLKKDPQHSIISNPLSVKIPPNSKGVPLIDGGVVANNPTLCAIAECIKMGRKGEIAEPVSLDNILVASFGTGQLENRINPADAQTWGALDWLSITKGIPLLDVFSDGSADSIDYIATQLIDGGYDRYQPLVPVNKKISTFQADPKNLGNLVAVANEFLARKDVDDQLNRLVTAISP from the coding sequence ATGGCTAGCTCAAGTAAATTTAAAATTCTCACTTGTGATGGTGGTGGAATTCGCGGACTGATCACGGCTGTGATCTTAGAGCGCTTAGAGCAGAAATTGGATAAGCCTCTAAAAAATTATTTTGATTTGTTTGCAGGAACTTCAACAGGTAGCATTATTGCTTGTGCGATCGCTAAGGGAATACCTGCTTCTGAAATTCGTCAATTTTATATAGACAAAGGCATTAATATCTTTCCGAATATGAACTTAGGCTTTTGGTGGAATACTCTGCTCACGAGAATTCAGAAATTCGATCTTTCACTACCCCTATTTCCCAGTAAAGGATTGGAAACTGTACTGCAAGATCCCAAGATTTTCGAGCAAGATCTATTTGACTCATTACCTCCAACTATCGTGGTTTCCTATGACACCTACAATCGCACGGCAGTAGTTTTTAAAAGTAATCAACCCGAATTTGCAAATATTCCAATTTGGGAGATTTGTCGTTGTTCTTCGGCGGCTCCCACGGCTTTTGCAGGATATATTTTGACCGAGCAAAACTATATTGCTAGCTTAAAGAAAGATCCTCAACACTCAATTATCAGCAATCCTTTATCTGTTAAGATTCCCCCTAACTCGAAAGGAGTTCCCTTGATTGATGGTGGCGTAGTTGCCAATAATCCAACTCTCTGCGCGATCGCTGAATGTATCAAGATGGGGAGAAAGGGTGAGATCGCTGAACCTGTAAGTTTGGATAATATACTCGTTGCATCATTTGGTACAGGACAATTGGAAAACCGAATTAATCCTGCTGATGCCCAAACTTGGGGAGCCTTAGATTGGCTGAGCATCACCAAAGGAATTCCCCTGCTTGATGTGTTCTCTGACGGTTCCGCTGATTCGATTGACTATATTGCCACGCAGTTGATTGACGGAGGATATGATCGGTATCAGCCTCTAGTTCCCGTCAACAAAAAGATTTCTACCTTTCAAGCCGATCCCAAAAACTTAGGGAATTTGGTAGCTGTGGCTAATGAGTTTCTAGCTCGCAAGGATGTGGATGATCAGCTAAATAGGCTTGTCACAGCCATTAGTCCGTAA
- a CDS encoding 4-hydroxy-3-methylbut-2-enyl diphosphate reductase — MDNTLDTQAMRRALHKSPNYFRQGFGHGEEAESTMRSQYHSDLIQTIREHDYVYTQGDVTIYLAKSFGFCWGVERAVAMAYETRTQFPTERIWITNEIIHNPSVNAKLKEMEVQFVPVNNDGNKDFSGVEQGDVVILPAFGASVQETQLLDKLGSKIVDTTCPWVSKVWNRVEKHKKADFTSIVHGKYNHEETIATSSYAKRYLVVLNMQEAEYVANYMLNGGNRQEFLTKFSKAMSAGFDPDRDLERVGVANQTTMLKGETEAIGKLFEKTMMQKYGVEHVNEHFLSFNTICDATQERQDAMFEIVEEDLDLMIVIGGYNSSNTTHLQEIAIERNLPSYHIDDVHRILSAEAIEHKPLGKAIEQATNWLPTGKIKVGVTSGASTPDRVVEDVINRIFALKN, encoded by the coding sequence ATGGACAATACGCTCGATACTCAAGCTATGCGGAGGGCTTTGCATAAGTCGCCTAATTATTTTCGGCAAGGCTTTGGACATGGAGAAGAAGCCGAATCAACCATGCGATCGCAATATCACAGTGACTTGATCCAAACCATTCGCGAGCATGACTATGTGTATACACAAGGTGATGTAACGATTTATTTGGCAAAGTCCTTTGGCTTTTGTTGGGGAGTGGAACGAGCTGTAGCGATGGCCTATGAAACGCGCACTCAGTTCCCGACAGAACGGATTTGGATTACTAATGAAATTATTCATAATCCTTCTGTAAATGCCAAACTTAAGGAAATGGAAGTTCAGTTTGTACCTGTGAATAATGATGGGAATAAGGATTTCTCAGGTGTGGAACAAGGTGATGTGGTGATTTTGCCAGCCTTTGGCGCTAGTGTGCAGGAAACTCAGTTACTAGACAAACTTGGCAGTAAAATCGTTGATACAACTTGTCCTTGGGTATCGAAGGTTTGGAATCGCGTTGAGAAGCACAAAAAAGCTGACTTTACTTCCATCGTGCATGGTAAATACAATCACGAAGAGACGATCGCTACAAGTTCCTATGCCAAGCGCTATCTAGTAGTGCTAAATATGCAAGAAGCCGAATATGTGGCTAATTACATGCTCAATGGTGGCAATCGTCAAGAGTTTCTCACCAAGTTCAGTAAAGCCATGTCCGCAGGTTTCGATCCTGATCGCGATCTTGAAAGAGTCGGCGTTGCTAATCAAACCACGATGCTCAAGGGAGAAACTGAAGCGATCGGTAAGTTGTTTGAAAAAACCATGATGCAAAAGTATGGTGTGGAACATGTCAATGAACATTTCCTTTCCTTTAATACAATTTGCGATGCCACTCAAGAACGACAAGATGCCATGTTTGAGATTGTAGAAGAGGATCTCGATTTGATGATCGTGATTGGTGGTTACAATTCCTCCAATACTACGCATTTACAAGAAATTGCGATCGAGCGTAATCTTCCCTCCTATCACATTGATGACGTACATCGGATTCTCTCGGCTGAGGCGATTGAACATAAGCCCCTAGGCAAGGCGATCGAGCAAGCTACCAATTGGCTGCCCACGGGCAAAATCAAGGTCGGTGTAACTTCTGGCGCATCCACACCCGATCGCGTTGTCGAAGATGTGATCAACAGGATTTTCGCATTAAAAAATTAA
- the groES gene encoding co-chaperone GroES — protein MASITLNTGTLQPLGDRLLVKVASKEEKTVGGIFLPDTAQEKPQIGEVTAVGLGARNDKGTRVALEVKAGDKVLYSKYAGTEVKIDSVDYLLLAERDILAIVE, from the coding sequence GTGGCATCGATAACCCTAAATACTGGTACATTGCAACCCCTAGGCGATCGCCTATTGGTTAAAGTAGCATCAAAAGAAGAAAAAACCGTAGGCGGTATTTTCTTACCAGACACAGCACAAGAAAAGCCTCAAATCGGTGAAGTAACTGCCGTTGGGCTTGGCGCACGCAATGATAAAGGTACTCGTGTAGCCCTAGAAGTCAAAGCAGGCGATAAAGTTCTTTACTCCAAGTATGCAGGCACTGAAGTCAAGATTGACAGTGTAGATTATCTACTCCTTGCTGAAAGAGATATTCTCGCGATCGTTGAATAG
- a CDS encoding Uma2 family endonuclease: MTIASDRLNFAEYLKYIEGTDYCYELVNGELIPMSLGTGQHGAVIKFLEKNLEVDIAEQNQDWVVLPALVGIRSPKGGRWDTCRIPDLVVMPKTQWRSLQTCEAIIEINQPPPILVVEVVSESTKSTDYRAKRGEYSVLGILEYWVVDPLIKKITIFRLDDGWYEVSEYVGDEIAQSPTFPNLKLTANQVFGNLLK; this comes from the coding sequence ATGACTATTGCAAGCGATCGCCTAAATTTTGCAGAGTACCTCAAGTATATTGAGGGGACTGACTATTGCTATGAGTTGGTAAATGGAGAATTAATTCCGATGAGTTTGGGGACAGGACAACATGGCGCAGTGATCAAGTTTTTGGAAAAAAATCTCGAAGTCGATATTGCTGAGCAAAATCAAGACTGGGTTGTATTACCTGCGTTAGTTGGTATTCGTAGTCCCAAAGGTGGTAGATGGGATACCTGTCGAATTCCCGATTTGGTAGTGATGCCAAAAACTCAATGGCGATCGCTGCAAACTTGTGAGGCAATTATCGAAATCAATCAACCACCGCCGATTTTAGTTGTGGAAGTTGTAAGCGAGTCAACCAAAAGTACCGACTATCGAGCTAAGCGTGGTGAATATAGCGTATTAGGTATTTTGGAATATTGGGTTGTCGATCCATTGATCAAGAAAATCACCATTTTTAGGCTTGATGATGGCTGGTATGAAGTTAGTGAATATGTAGGTGATGAGATTGCACAATCACCAACTTTCCCCAATTTGAAATTGACCGCCAATCAAGTTTTTGGCAACCTGCTAAAATGA